A window from Drosophila subobscura isolate 14011-0131.10 chromosome O, UCBerk_Dsub_1.0, whole genome shotgun sequence encodes these proteins:
- the LOC117898166 gene encoding uncharacterized protein LOC117898166, which produces MASERVARGPAAGLLRSTFNMLAFSWIIISELMLSAHCLKDLKIFVPEAVIMGNAATLSCQYDLEQAALYAVRWYFGQEEFYRYVPREAKPTFVFAVAGINVDLTNSDATSVTLKGVSRELSGSYQCEVSEDAPLFHTEIRSAHMQVIELPKDDPVMQVDKKVIGANDHFKAVCTVGPSYPPANITWYINGRKVYKTPLQRITQDAFEGSTTYSSLEIYPHSQVLQGFFQAMPKYQPNIMLLCEVSILHVFHKSVQLRIGLSNAPPTTISPNLLGLEGSKRYANGDPDNSALTGASQCICCSALGAVTLALATLALAQL; this is translated from the exons atggcCAGCGAACGAGTGGCCAGAGGGCCAGCCGCAGGACTCCTGCGCTCCACATTCAATATGCTCGCATTCAGTTGGATTATAATCAGCGAGCTAATGCTCAGCG CTCATTGCCTGAAGGATCTGAAGATATTTGTGCCGGAGGCCGTCATCATGGGAAATGCAGCGACATTGTCTTGTCAATATGATTTGGAGCAG GCTGCACTGTATGCCGTTCGCTGGTACTTTGGCCAGGAGGAGTTCTATCGCTATGTACCCCGCGAGGCCAAGCCCACATTTGTCTTCGCCGTTGCCGGCATTAATGTTGAT CTCACCAATTCGGATGCCACGTCCGTCACATTGAAGGGTGTCAGCCGTGAGCTGAGCGGCAGCTATCAGTGCGAAGTCTCCGAGGATGCGCCGCTCTTTCACACGGAAATACGCTCCGCGCACATGCAGGTGATTGAGCTGCCCAAAGATGATCCCGTGATGCAGGTGGACAAGAAGGTGATTGGCGCCAATGACCACTTCAAGGCTGTGTGCACTGTGGGCCCCTCCTATCCACCGGCGAACATAACATGGTACATCAATGGACGAAAG gtCTATAAAACCCCGCTGCAGCGCATCACACAGGATGCGTTTGAGGGCTCCACGACATACTCCTCGCTGGAGATCTATCCGCACAGTCAGGTGCTGCAGGGCTTCTTCCAGGCGATGCCCAAATATCAGCCGAACATAATGCTGCTCTGCGAGGTGTCCATCCTGCACGTGTTCCACAAGAGTGTGCAGCTGCGCATTGGGTTGAGCAATGCGCCGCCAACGACCATTTCGCCCAATCTGCTCGGCCTCGAGGGCTCCAAGCGGTATGCCAACGGCGATCCGGACAACTCGGCGCTCACCGGCGCCTCTCAGTgcatctgctgcagcgctCTGGGCGCTGTCACACTCGCACTGGcgacgctggcgctggcacagCTGTGA